In a genomic window of Solidesulfovibrio fructosivorans JJ]:
- a CDS encoding (2Fe-2S)-binding protein — MRIEQHPILGETPKGKQVTFICDGQEVTGIEGEPIAAALYASGLRVHRYTTKHREPRGVFCAIGRCTDCVMIVDGKPNIRTCVTPLVAGMHVQTQNGVVPMGEENKE; from the coding sequence GTGCGCATCGAACAGCATCCCATTCTCGGGGAAACCCCGAAAGGCAAGCAGGTCACTTTTATCTGCGATGGCCAGGAGGTGACCGGCATAGAAGGCGAACCCATTGCCGCGGCCCTTTACGCGTCGGGACTGCGGGTTCACCGATACACGACAAAGCACCGTGAGCCGCGCGGCGTGTTCTGCGCCATCGGCCGATGCACGGACTGCGTCATGATCGTGGACGGAAAACCGAACATACGCACCTGCGTCACCCCGCTGGTGGCGGGCATGCATGTGCAGACCCAAAACGGCGTCGTTCCCATGGGCGAGGAGAACAAGGAATGA
- a CDS encoding FAD-dependent oxidoreductase, which yields MTRHDLIIVGAGPAGLSAAIEAARRGLDVVVFDENAKPGGQLFKQIHKFFGSKAHKAKIRGFKIGADLLREANEAGVRVVLGAAVTGLYLDHEVTVRIDDRLEHYKADAIIVATGASENMVPFEGWTLPGVIGAGAAQTMMNLHHIRPGNRVLMLGSGNVGLVVGFQLLQAGCEVVAVVDAAPRIGGYGVHAAKLARCGVPFLLSHTIQKAHGTNGVTGVTITRIGSDWAPLPGEETYYDVDTICLAVGLSPMSQLLKMAGCRMKDSPLGYVPDIDATGSTSVPGIFAAGDVSGIEEASSAMIEGRIAGVAAAEYLGFIGAGDLEQNVADFEEALGCLREGMFAPKNRGKEIAATDEGIPLSRALLTKGYLANDELERFPGIAASRREGIHPVIECTQNIPCNPCQDACKQHCIKIGEKITVLPVIDTEQLCTGCGMCVASCSGQAIFLIDESQNDGFATVTLPYEFLPLPSPGTLGKGLDRSGSPVCDAEVVDVKTVKAFDQTSLVTMRVPADMAMTARFFRAAS from the coding sequence ATGACCAGACATGACCTGATCATTGTCGGAGCGGGGCCAGCTGGTCTGTCAGCAGCCATCGAGGCCGCGAGGCGGGGACTCGACGTCGTTGTCTTCGACGAAAACGCCAAGCCAGGCGGCCAGCTCTTCAAGCAAATCCACAAATTTTTTGGCTCAAAGGCACACAAGGCCAAGATTCGCGGCTTCAAAATCGGTGCGGACCTGCTGCGTGAAGCCAACGAGGCCGGTGTCCGGGTCGTGCTCGGAGCCGCGGTGACGGGGCTGTACCTGGACCATGAGGTTACGGTTCGAATCGATGATCGCCTGGAGCATTACAAGGCCGACGCCATCATCGTGGCAACGGGCGCATCGGAAAACATGGTGCCCTTCGAGGGCTGGACATTACCCGGTGTCATCGGCGCTGGCGCAGCCCAAACCATGATGAACCTGCATCACATCAGGCCGGGAAACAGGGTACTGATGCTCGGTTCGGGCAACGTCGGACTGGTGGTCGGTTTCCAGTTGTTGCAGGCGGGATGCGAAGTGGTGGCCGTGGTGGACGCGGCTCCCCGCATCGGCGGCTACGGTGTGCACGCAGCCAAGCTCGCCCGCTGCGGCGTCCCTTTTTTACTCTCGCACACCATACAAAAGGCCCACGGCACAAACGGAGTGACCGGGGTCACCATCACTCGGATCGGGTCGGACTGGGCTCCCCTCCCTGGGGAGGAAACGTATTACGACGTCGACACAATCTGCCTGGCCGTGGGCCTGTCTCCCATGTCGCAGCTACTGAAAATGGCGGGCTGTCGGATGAAAGACTCCCCGCTCGGATACGTGCCTGATATCGACGCCACCGGTTCGACCAGCGTTCCCGGCATCTTTGCCGCGGGCGACGTCTCCGGCATTGAAGAAGCGAGTTCGGCCATGATCGAAGGACGTATCGCCGGTGTGGCCGCCGCCGAATACCTCGGCTTCATTGGCGCCGGCGACCTTGAGCAAAACGTCGCGGATTTCGAAGAAGCGCTTGGCTGTCTGCGTGAAGGCATGTTTGCCCCGAAAAACCGAGGCAAGGAGATCGCCGCAACCGATGAGGGCATCCCCCTCTCCCGCGCCTTGCTGACCAAGGGCTACCTCGCCAATGACGAACTCGAGCGCTTCCCTGGCATTGCCGCTTCCCGCCGCGAAGGCATTCACCCTGTCATCGAATGCACGCAAAACATCCCCTGCAACCCGTGCCAGGACGCCTGCAAACAACACTGCATTAAAATTGGCGAGAAGATCACCGTCTTGCCGGTAATTGATACGGAACAGCTGTGCACAGGCTGTGGGATGTGCGTGGCTTCCTGCTCCGGACAAGCCATCTTCCTGATCGACGAATCGCAAAATGACGGCTTTGCTACGGTGACCTTGCCCTATGAATTCCTGCCCCTCCCCTCTCCCGGGACCCTTGGCAAAGGATTGGACCGCAGCGGCAGCCCGGTCTGTGATGCGGAAGTCGTGGACGTCAAAACCGTCAAGGCTTTTGACCAGACATCCTTGGTGACCATGCGCGTACCGGCGGACATGGCCATGACGGCGCGTTTCTTTCGTGCGGCAAGTTAA